A single region of the Massilia sp. erpn genome encodes:
- a CDS encoding DMT family transporter: MWNGVLCGLLAGAMWGMVFIVPELLAAFSPLELAVGRYVAYGVIALGLMAPRLSGLLRRLERSDCSALLRHALSGNIIYYMLVALGVKLAGVAPTSLIVGVLPISVTLMGRKDHGALPLRQLALPLLVAAAGIACINIDVFAHAQSTGGQLGRTIIGLLCATGALLCWSWYTLDNTRYLKRHHHFSSAEWSALYGLATGLIALLIGAVAFAIWRQDVTGAAGAASGRDWTLFWICNSLLALGASVIGNHLWNVASRRVPVTLSGQLILFETLFALLYGFIYKQQFPRPLEIAAIVLLVAGVLWSVHAHAQEEKAVSPA; encoded by the coding sequence ATGTGGAATGGGGTTCTCTGCGGCCTGCTGGCCGGCGCCATGTGGGGCATGGTCTTTATCGTGCCGGAGCTGCTGGCCGCGTTCTCGCCGCTGGAACTGGCCGTGGGCCGCTATGTGGCCTATGGCGTCATCGCGCTCGGCCTGATGGCGCCGCGCCTGTCCGGCCTGCTGCGCCGGCTGGAGCGCAGCGATTGCAGCGCGCTGCTGCGCCATGCGCTATCCGGCAATATCATTTATTACATGCTGGTCGCGCTGGGCGTGAAGCTGGCCGGCGTGGCGCCGACCTCGCTCATCGTCGGCGTGCTGCCGATCTCCGTCACCCTGATGGGACGCAAGGACCACGGCGCCCTGCCCCTGCGCCAACTGGCCCTGCCACTGCTGGTGGCGGCGGCCGGCATTGCCTGCATCAATATCGATGTGTTCGCGCACGCCCAGAGCACGGGGGGCCAGCTGGGCCGCACCATCATCGGCCTGCTGTGCGCCACCGGCGCCCTGCTGTGCTGGAGCTGGTACACGCTGGACAATACGCGCTATCTGAAACGCCACCACCATTTCAGCAGCGCCGAATGGTCGGCCCTGTATGGCCTGGCGACCGGCCTGATCGCCTTGCTGATCGGCGCCGTGGCCTTCGCCATCTGGCGCCAGGACGTCACGGGCGCGGCCGGCGCGGCCAGTGGGCGCGACTGGACGCTGTTCTGGATCTGCAATAGCCTGCTGGCTCTGGGCGCCTCCGTCATCGGCAACCATTTATGGAATGTGGCCAGCCGCCGCGTGCCGGTCACGCTGTCGGGCCAGCTGATCCTGTTCGAAACCCTGTTTGCCCTGCTGTACGGCTTTATCTACAAGCAGCAATTCCCGCGCCCGCTGGAAATCGCCGCCATCGTACTGCTGGTCGCGGGCGTGCTGTGGTCGGTCCATGCCCACGCCCAGGAAGAAAAAGCCGTCAGTCCGGCCTGA
- a CDS encoding H-NS family nucleoid-associated regulatory protein produces MTTYQEYQAKIAELQNLADNARKNELTQAKEKIASLMREYGLTLADLGPAARSNKPVKPRAPVPMKYRDDVTGQTWTGRGRAPKWLEGKDKNQFLIK; encoded by the coding sequence ATGACCACCTACCAGGAATATCAGGCAAAGATCGCCGAGCTGCAAAATCTGGCCGATAACGCGCGCAAAAACGAACTGACCCAGGCTAAAGAAAAAATCGCCAGCCTCATGCGTGAATATGGCCTGACCCTGGCCGACCTGGGCCCAGCAGCACGCAGCAATAAACCGGTAAAGCCACGCGCTCCGGTGCCGATGAAATACCGCGACGATGTCACCGGCCAGACCTGGACCGGCCGCGGCCGCGCACCAAAGTGGCTGGAAGGCAAAGACAAAAACCAGTTCCTGATCAAGTAA
- a CDS encoding TonB-dependent siderophore receptor, with product MLRHRLPVRLTLSAAILAACHAHAEEKPLSTADAPQQEAKQAPARTTDGKKIQQVEIKASAAAYDPRRDDTASKIIVSNEEILRYGDTSINDVLKRLPGITVGGGGRGGADIRMRGLGNGYTQILLNGEKAPAGFSIDSLTPDSIERIEILRAASAEFSTQSIAGTINIVLKKAVKTAAREFKFSQGKGEDFSSPWFNLSMSDRDGNFSYSLNGNMGRYNYHRQSPSEALDTAPDGSVIREVYSKQLDIGRSESFNLGPRLNWTLANGDSVTWQSFISGNRFRNTGDADESAKIGRSSLSPRMLSSGDGRNVFLRSDVNWVHKLAEGAKLDAKLGYNGNWNESKLSQFGANGPVQQLARRVERESREHGFSSTGKYSTPLIPGHALSMGWDGGISRRNDERQQRDADLRPLRPVDSSIPVPAPINGDEGFRAEVTRLAAFAQDEWNVTPQWSVYVGLRWEGVQTSVSGSGIDDVKSRTSVFSPLLQTLWKLPNTQDQLRLALTRTYKAPPTSMLSPRRFTSTDNKQTSPDYHGNPDLKPELATGLDFSFEHYWAESALLSAAASLRHINGYTRQGLVLEGERWVSMPVNDGSAIVRSLELEAKFPLKAVMKDAPQLDLRASVSRNWSRVKAVPGPHNRLDQQVPLSATLGMDYKTQDGSFSTGGSFSFRAGGPVRITETQSAYQTARRELDVYALWKFNPKQQLRLALSNILDQDYMSESTFSDQHGVMRQRSIMAGSAAVRLTLEMKF from the coding sequence ATGCTCCGCCATCGCTTGCCTGTCCGCCTTACGCTGTCCGCCGCCATTTTAGCCGCTTGCCACGCCCATGCCGAGGAGAAGCCACTATCCACCGCGGATGCGCCGCAGCAGGAGGCCAAGCAGGCGCCGGCGCGGACTACCGACGGCAAGAAGATCCAGCAGGTCGAGATCAAGGCTTCGGCCGCCGCCTACGACCCGCGCCGCGACGATACAGCCAGCAAGATCATCGTGAGCAACGAGGAAATCCTGCGCTATGGCGACACCTCGATCAACGATGTGCTGAAACGCTTGCCCGGCATCACGGTCGGCGGCGGTGGGCGCGGCGGGGCCGACATCCGCATGCGCGGCCTGGGCAATGGCTATACCCAGATCCTGCTGAACGGCGAGAAGGCGCCGGCCGGTTTTTCCATCGATTCGCTGACGCCGGATTCTATCGAGCGCATCGAAATCCTGCGCGCGGCCAGCGCCGAATTCAGTACCCAGTCGATCGCCGGCACCATCAATATCGTGTTGAAGAAGGCGGTCAAGACGGCGGCGCGTGAATTCAAGTTCAGCCAGGGCAAGGGGGAGGACTTTTCCTCGCCCTGGTTCAATCTGAGCATGTCCGACCGCGACGGCAATTTCTCCTATTCCCTGAACGGCAATATGGGCCGTTATAACTACCACCGTCAGTCGCCGTCGGAGGCGCTCGACACCGCGCCCGACGGCAGCGTGATCCGCGAGGTGTACAGCAAGCAGCTCGATATCGGCCGCTCGGAAAGCTTCAACCTCGGCCCGCGCCTGAACTGGACGCTGGCCAATGGCGACAGCGTGACCTGGCAGAGCTTCATCAGCGGCAACCGTTTCCGCAACACCGGCGATGCCGACGAGAGCGCAAAAATCGGACGCAGCAGCCTGTCGCCGCGCATGCTCAGCAGCGGCGACGGCCGCAATGTGTTCTTGCGCAGCGATGTGAACTGGGTGCACAAGCTGGCCGAGGGCGCCAAACTGGACGCCAAGCTGGGCTATAACGGCAACTGGAATGAAAGCAAGCTCAGCCAGTTCGGCGCGAACGGCCCGGTGCAGCAGCTGGCGCGCCGCGTGGAACGCGAGTCGCGCGAACATGGCTTCAGCAGCACGGGCAAGTATTCCACGCCGCTGATACCCGGCCACGCCCTGTCCATGGGCTGGGATGGCGGTATCAGCCGCCGCAACGATGAGCGCCAGCAGCGCGACGCCGATCTGCGGCCGCTGCGCCCGGTGGACAGCAGCATTCCGGTGCCGGCCCCGATCAATGGCGATGAAGGCTTCCGTGCCGAAGTCACGCGCCTGGCCGCTTTCGCCCAGGACGAGTGGAATGTCACGCCGCAATGGTCGGTGTATGTGGGCCTGCGCTGGGAGGGCGTGCAGACCAGCGTCAGCGGCAGCGGCATCGATGATGTGAAATCGCGCACCAGCGTCTTCAGCCCGTTGCTGCAAACCCTGTGGAAGCTGCCGAATACCCAGGACCAGCTGCGTCTGGCGCTGACCCGCACCTACAAGGCGCCGCCGACTTCCATGTTGTCGCCGCGCCGCTTCACCTCGACCGACAATAAGCAGACCTCGCCCGACTACCACGGCAATCCGGACCTGAAGCCGGAACTGGCGACCGGCCTCGATTTCTCCTTCGAACATTACTGGGCCGAGAGTGCGCTGCTCAGCGCTGCCGCTTCGCTGCGTCATATCAATGGCTATACCCGCCAGGGCCTGGTGCTGGAAGGCGAGCGCTGGGTCTCGATGCCGGTCAACGACGGCAGCGCCATCGTGCGCAGCCTGGAGCTGGAAGCCAAGTTCCCGCTGAAAGCCGTGATGAAAGATGCGCCCCAGCTCGACCTGCGCGCCAGCGTCAGCCGCAACTGGTCGCGCGTGAAGGCTGTGCCGGGGCCGCACAACCGTCTCGACCAGCAGGTGCCGCTGTCGGCCACGCTGGGCATGGATTACAAGACCCAGGATGGCAGCTTCAGCACGGGCGGCAGCTTCAGCTTCCGTGCCGGCGGCCCGGTACGCATCACCGAGACCCAGAGCGCGTACCAGACGGCGCGCCGCGAGCTCGATGTGTACGCGCTGTGGAAGTTCAATCCCAAGCAGCAGCTGCGCCTGGCGTTGTCGAATATCCTGGACCAGGATTATATGAGCGAGAGCACTTTCAGCGACCAGCACGGGGTCATGCGCCAGCGCAGCATCATGGCGGGCAGCGCCGCGGTGCGCCTGACCCTGGAAATGAAGTTTTAA
- a CDS encoding TonB-dependent siderophore receptor: MSNVPSLRLSAIGAACLLLISHSATAQNAPQGEAAMETVQVVGNWLGSGQQSVKNFAGARTVVKRDAIQASGATSISDVMRAIPGVQVTDNSSSGGSAISLNIGVRGLEGRYSPRSTVLLDGIPLSVAPYGQPQLSFAPVSLANIESVDVVRGGGAVRYGPQNVGGIINFKTRPIPNADFVGDASVRYNKFEGGHSSTLYNAFIGGRADGGLGVALLYSGVDGSGYREHSTDKVDDVALKFSYPLGANAELTAKLAYYSARSSIPGGLTVAQYNADRSKSYRQSDFWSGHRSSVDIGYLHTLSATQELEIRAYYNDSARQSSLANGIDGVATSVSNQPRNYRVLGIEPRYTQRFELGALRNDVTVGYRLLRERADEKNINTRISNGAASLARSSANTTDAHALYIDDQIAYGKWRVTPGLRYENIEMGRDNRLAVFQEEIKNTKVLPSLNLAYLLNHELTLFANYNTSFGSIQHLQLNLQNSADSLKPETAKTAELGARYAGKQWKLEATAFNLNFSNQIVYVNTPPVYYKNLGKTSHRGIETRADYAFERSGALAGLSAYATYAYTKATQKQGVYSGNDVPFYSRHTDTAGLLYQRGAWRFDLNTTHQSKQYADDANTVAESANGALGLIPGYRLWNANVSWLVPGYKGYEVQLGVNNLGNKRTFTRTTDTNLGKLPGASRMVFVQLRAAF; this comes from the coding sequence ATGTCCAACGTTCCCTCCCTCCGCCTGAGCGCCATTGGCGCCGCCTGCCTGCTCCTCATCTCCCACAGCGCCACCGCGCAAAACGCGCCCCAGGGCGAAGCGGCCATGGAAACCGTGCAAGTGGTGGGCAACTGGCTCGGTTCCGGCCAGCAGAGCGTGAAGAACTTTGCCGGCGCGCGCACGGTGGTCAAGCGCGACGCTATCCAGGCCTCCGGTGCCACAAGTATCAGCGACGTGATGCGCGCCATTCCCGGCGTGCAGGTGACGGACAACTCGTCCAGCGGCGGCAGCGCCATTTCGCTGAATATCGGTGTACGCGGCCTGGAAGGACGCTATTCGCCGCGTTCCACCGTGCTGCTGGACGGCATTCCGCTGTCGGTGGCGCCGTATGGCCAGCCCCAGCTGTCTTTCGCCCCCGTGTCGCTGGCCAATATCGAGTCGGTCGACGTGGTGCGCGGTGGCGGCGCGGTGCGCTACGGCCCGCAGAACGTGGGCGGCATCATCAACTTCAAGACGCGGCCCATCCCGAATGCCGATTTCGTCGGCGACGCCTCGGTGCGCTATAACAAATTCGAGGGCGGCCATTCCAGCACCCTGTACAACGCCTTTATCGGCGGCCGCGCCGACGGCGGCCTGGGCGTGGCCCTCTTGTATTCGGGCGTCGACGGCTCGGGCTACCGCGAGCACAGCACTGACAAGGTGGACGACGTGGCGCTGAAATTCAGCTATCCGCTGGGCGCGAACGCCGAGCTGACGGCCAAGCTGGCGTATTACAGCGCGCGCTCCAGCATTCCAGGCGGTTTGACGGTGGCGCAATACAATGCCGACCGTTCCAAGTCTTACCGCCAATCCGATTTCTGGAGCGGCCACCGCAGCAGCGTCGATATCGGCTATTTGCATACCCTGTCGGCCACCCAGGAATTGGAAATCCGCGCATATTACAACGACAGCGCGCGCCAGAGCAGCCTGGCCAATGGCATTGACGGCGTTGCTACCTCGGTCAGCAATCAACCGCGTAATTACCGCGTGCTCGGCATCGAGCCGCGCTATACCCAGCGCTTTGAACTGGGCGCGCTGCGCAACGACGTCACCGTCGGTTACCGCCTCCTGCGCGAACGCGCCGACGAAAAGAATATCAATACCCGCATCAGCAATGGCGCGGCGAGCCTGGCGCGCTCCTCGGCCAATACCACCGATGCCCATGCCCTGTATATCGACGATCAGATCGCATACGGCAAATGGCGCGTGACGCCGGGCCTGCGCTACGAGAACATTGAAATGGGCCGCGATAATCGCCTGGCAGTGTTCCAGGAAGAGATCAAAAATACCAAGGTCTTGCCTTCGCTGAACCTGGCCTATTTGCTGAACCATGAATTGACGCTGTTTGCCAATTACAACACCTCGTTTGGCAGCATCCAGCATTTGCAGCTGAATCTGCAAAATTCGGCCGACAGCCTGAAACCGGAAACCGCGAAAACGGCCGAGCTGGGTGCCCGTTATGCCGGAAAGCAATGGAAACTGGAAGCCACCGCCTTCAATCTGAATTTCTCGAACCAGATCGTATATGTCAATACGCCGCCGGTTTACTATAAAAACCTGGGTAAAACCAGCCATCGCGGCATTGAAACCCGCGCCGACTATGCTTTCGAGCGCAGCGGCGCCCTGGCGGGCCTGAGCGCCTATGCCACGTATGCGTATACCAAGGCCACGCAGAAACAAGGGGTATATTCCGGCAATGACGTGCCATTCTATTCGCGCCATACCGATACCGCGGGCCTGCTCTACCAGCGCGGCGCCTGGCGCTTTGACCTGAATACCACGCACCAGTCGAAACAATATGCCGACGATGCCAATACCGTGGCCGAAAGCGCCAATGGGGCGCTCGGCTTGATTCCAGGCTACCGCCTGTGGAATGCGAATGTCAGCTGGCTGGTGCCGGGCTATAAAGGCTATGAGGTGCAGCTGGGCGTGAATAATCTCGGCAACAAGCGCACATTCACGCGCACCACGGATACCAATCTGGGCAAGCTGCCCGGCGCCTCGCGCATGGTATTTGTACAACTGCGCGCCGCTTTCTAA
- a CDS encoding erythromycin esterase family protein — protein MNEQACIEALAGEARAIAHSDDFDYLLDCIGDAALVLLGEATHGSREFYRLRAEISRRLIVEKGFNAIAVEADWPDALRVSRFVQHGGGDLSAEQALSNFKRFPQWMWRNEEVLQLVTWLRVHNTHAVSPARRAGFYGLDLYSLHASMRAVLAYLEQADPDAAQRARLRYACMDHVGGDPQLYGYAAAYGLRENCAQELQQQLNELSRQAALQLSAAPAGGVPDELFYAHQNARVARNAEAYYRAMFLGREASWNVRDTHMADTLEALREHLAQRNGKPARLVVWAHNSHLGDARATEPGWLGQLNLGQLVRERYRREDSFLLGFTTHTGAVTAASEWEGPAQLKHIVPSLPGSIEHLLHATGKGNFLLPIRGHGSALERLPGRWLQRAIGVIYRPETERQSHYFYADPARQFDALIHIDHSTALPPLEPAALLQREETPETYPSGL, from the coding sequence ATGAACGAGCAAGCCTGTATTGAGGCGCTGGCCGGCGAGGCCAGGGCCATCGCCCACAGCGACGATTTCGATTATCTGCTCGACTGCATCGGCGATGCCGCGCTGGTGCTGTTGGGCGAAGCGACGCACGGCAGCCGCGAATTCTACCGGCTGCGCGCGGAGATCAGCCGCCGCCTGATTGTGGAAAAGGGCTTCAACGCCATCGCCGTTGAAGCTGACTGGCCGGACGCGCTGCGCGTGAGCCGCTTCGTGCAGCATGGCGGCGGCGATCTGAGTGCCGAGCAGGCGCTGTCCAATTTCAAGCGCTTCCCGCAATGGATGTGGCGCAACGAGGAAGTGCTGCAGCTGGTTACCTGGCTGCGCGTGCACAACACCCATGCCGTCAGTCCGGCGCGCCGCGCGGGCTTCTATGGCCTGGACCTGTATAGCCTGCATGCCTCGATGCGGGCGGTGCTGGCTTACCTGGAGCAGGCCGATCCGGACGCGGCGCAGCGGGCGCGCCTGCGCTATGCCTGCATGGACCATGTGGGCGGCGATCCCCAGCTGTATGGCTATGCCGCCGCCTACGGCCTGCGCGAAAACTGCGCGCAGGAGCTGCAGCAGCAGCTGAATGAGCTGAGCCGGCAGGCGGCGCTGCAGTTGTCGGCGGCGCCGGCCGGCGGCGTGCCGGACGAATTGTTTTACGCCCACCAGAACGCGCGCGTGGCGCGCAATGCCGAAGCCTATTACCGCGCCATGTTCCTGGGCCGGGAAGCGTCGTGGAATGTGCGCGACACGCATATGGCGGACACGCTGGAGGCGCTGCGCGAACATCTGGCCCAGCGCAATGGCAAACCGGCGCGGCTGGTGGTGTGGGCGCACAACTCGCATCTGGGCGATGCGCGCGCCACCGAACCGGGCTGGCTGGGGCAGTTGAATCTGGGCCAGCTGGTGCGCGAGCGCTACCGGCGCGAAGATTCCTTCCTGCTGGGCTTTACCACCCACACCGGGGCGGTGACGGCGGCCTCGGAATGGGAGGGCCCGGCGCAGCTGAAGCATATCGTGCCTTCGCTGCCGGGCAGTATCGAACATCTGCTGCATGCCACGGGCAAGGGCAATTTCCTGCTGCCGATACGCGGCCATGGCAGCGCGCTGGAACGGCTGCCGGGGCGCTGGTTGCAGCGCGCCATCGGCGTGATCTACCGGCCGGAAACCGAGCGCCAGAGCCACTATTTTTATGCCGATCCAGCGCGCCAGTTCGATGCCCTGATCCATATCGATCACAGCACGGCGCTGCCGCCGCTGGAGCCAGCCGCCTTATTGCAGCGCGAGGAGACGCCCGAGACTTACCCCTCCGGCCTGTAG
- the asd gene encoding archaetidylserine decarboxylase (Phosphatidylserine decarboxylase is synthesized as a single chain precursor. Generation of the pyruvoyl active site from a Ser is coupled to cleavage of a Gly-Ser bond between the larger (beta) and smaller (alpha chains). It is an integral membrane protein.) — protein sequence MSDRLAVLPQYLLPKTALTNFAGRVAGAKGGAMTTRLIRWFVGKYDVNMAEAANPDIASYHSFNDFFTRALKPGVRPLAEADLVCPVDGRISQFGAIEDDQIFQAKGHKFSTTALVGGDRALAAHFQHGSFANLYLSPRDYHRIHMPCDGKLTRMIYVPGELFSVNPTTARGIPGLFARNERVVCVFETAFGPFVMTLVGATIVGSMATVWHGVVNPPRQPDVCEWTYADQNIVLKKGEELGRFLLGSTVVMLFPKDTLHFNAQWQPAGPVRLGECMANLK from the coding sequence GTGTCCGACCGACTTGCCGTATTGCCGCAATATCTGCTGCCCAAGACCGCCCTCACCAACTTCGCTGGCCGCGTGGCCGGCGCCAAGGGTGGCGCCATGACCACCCGCCTGATCCGCTGGTTCGTGGGTAAATACGATGTAAATATGGCCGAGGCGGCCAATCCGGATATCGCCAGCTACCACAGCTTCAACGATTTCTTCACGCGCGCGCTGAAGCCGGGCGTCCGTCCACTGGCCGAGGCCGACCTGGTGTGCCCGGTCGATGGCCGCATTAGCCAGTTCGGCGCCATCGAGGACGACCAGATCTTCCAGGCCAAGGGCCACAAATTCAGCACCACGGCCCTGGTCGGTGGCGACCGCGCGCTGGCGGCCCATTTCCAGCACGGCAGCTTCGCCAACCTCTACCTGAGTCCGCGCGACTACCACCGCATCCACATGCCTTGCGACGGCAAGCTGACGCGCATGATCTATGTGCCAGGCGAGCTGTTCTCGGTGAATCCGACCACGGCGCGCGGTATTCCCGGCCTATTCGCCCGCAACGAGCGCGTGGTGTGCGTGTTCGAAACGGCGTTCGGGCCCTTCGTCATGACCCTGGTGGGCGCCACCATCGTCGGCAGCATGGCCACCGTCTGGCATGGCGTGGTCAATCCGCCGCGCCAGCCCGATGTGTGCGAATGGACTTATGCCGACCAGAATATCGTACTGAAAAAGGGCGAGGAACTGGGCCGCTTCCTGCTCGGCTCCACCGTGGTGATGCTGTTCCCGAAAGACACCCTGCATTTCAACGCGCAATGGCAGCCGGCCGGGCCGGTGCGCCTGGGCGAGTGCATGGCAAATCTGAAGTAA